One part of the Pseudomonadota bacterium genome encodes these proteins:
- the selD gene encoding selenide, water dikinase SelD, producing MQIFKKKTLTGLARTCGUAAKIGPTDLSDALAGLPPPSDPNLLVGIETADDAAVYRLTDEIAMINTVDFITPPVDDPYWFGQISAANSISDVYSMGGKPLTALNVVMFPSKQLDMGVLRDILRGGFDKVVEAGACLVGGHTVDDEEPKYGLCVNGIVHPDRIITNAGSRPGDALVLTKPLGSGVLFNAVRSGRLSFTEIEKNVLPFLAALNDKAMETALQFDLHACTDITGFGILGHLLEVAHGSNARVRVRHKSLPFYPGALEMYKKGETTGSNKANRAMVAKHILDLHATLTSHEDELLYDPQTSGGLLLSVPKSQADGLLSALHKNGVTVATCIGEVTDEPIGITVE from the coding sequence ATGCAGATCTTTAAAAAGAAAACCCTCACCGGATTGGCCCGGACTTGCGGTTGAGCTGCCAAAATCGGTCCGACGGATCTGTCGGACGCGCTTGCGGGTCTTCCCCCGCCCTCCGATCCAAATCTCCTGGTCGGTATCGAGACAGCCGATGACGCCGCTGTGTACCGGCTTACCGATGAGATTGCGATGATCAACACTGTGGATTTTATCACCCCGCCGGTTGATGATCCATACTGGTTCGGCCAGATCTCGGCGGCCAATTCCATTTCCGATGTGTACTCCATGGGCGGCAAGCCATTGACCGCCCTCAATGTCGTGATGTTTCCCTCCAAACAACTGGACATGGGGGTGTTGAGGGACATCCTCCGTGGCGGCTTTGACAAGGTGGTCGAGGCAGGGGCCTGCCTCGTCGGGGGGCATACGGTTGACGATGAGGAGCCGAAATATGGTCTTTGTGTGAACGGGATCGTCCACCCCGACCGGATCATCACCAATGCCGGCTCCAGGCCGGGGGACGCGCTTGTTCTCACGAAACCATTGGGCTCCGGTGTGCTCTTCAATGCCGTCCGGTCCGGAAGGTTGTCGTTTACGGAAATCGAGAAAAACGTCCTGCCTTTCCTTGCGGCATTAAATGATAAGGCGATGGAAACCGCCTTGCAGTTTGATCTCCACGCCTGCACCGATATTACCGGGTTCGGCATTCTCGGGCATCTGCTTGAAGTGGCCCATGGGTCGAATGCCAGGGTTCGGGTCAGGCATAAAAGCCTGCCTTTTTATCCCGGCGCCCTTGAGATGTACAAAAAGGGCGAAACCACCGGCAGCAATAAGGCAAATCGGGCCATGGTGGCAAAGCACATTCTCGACCTGCACGCAACCCTTACGAGTCATGAAGACGAACTGCTGTATGACCCGCAGACCTCCGGAGGGCTTTTGCTTTCGGTGCCAAAATCCCAGGCGGACGGGTTGCTCTCGGCGCTGCATAAAAACGGGGTGACGGTTGCAACCTGTATCGGTGAAGTGACCGATGAGCCGATCGGCATCACCGTGGAGTGA